From Mucilaginibacter inviolabilis, a single genomic window includes:
- a CDS encoding LiaF transmembrane domain-containing protein produces MNNDIEHTTNPNRGKAMAGVILLAVGGVLLLKQFADFFIPDWIFSWPMGLIVIGLYFGAKHNFRKATWSIMIVLGIIFLLNDNIDDASRIVWPIGIIGFGIWLILRRGRHNEWEQNIKDGKWTKQDGKWSKQAANFDFGKNDPEADYAIKDGDDVPPKNPNTPPFGYHNGDDYLDAVSIFGGVNKTILSKNFKGGEIVNIFGGAELDFTQADISGRVYIDITQVFGGTKIIVPSNWQVVSDLAAVFAGVDDKRIRSTASSNNDKILVLKGTSIFAGVDIRSY; encoded by the coding sequence ATGAACAACGATATAGAACATACAACCAACCCCAATAGAGGAAAAGCGATGGCTGGGGTTATACTACTTGCCGTAGGAGGAGTGCTGCTCCTAAAGCAATTTGCCGATTTTTTCATTCCCGATTGGATATTCAGCTGGCCCATGGGGCTCATTGTAATAGGTCTTTATTTTGGCGCTAAACATAACTTCAGAAAAGCAACCTGGAGTATCATGATTGTTTTAGGAATTATCTTTTTATTAAATGATAATATTGACGATGCCAGTCGTATAGTATGGCCAATTGGTATTATTGGTTTTGGTATATGGCTTATTTTAAGACGCGGCAGGCATAATGAATGGGAACAGAACATCAAAGATGGTAAATGGACTAAGCAAGACGGAAAATGGAGTAAACAAGCAGCCAATTTTGATTTTGGTAAAAACGATCCGGAAGCTGATTACGCTATAAAAGATGGCGACGATGTACCACCTAAAAACCCTAATACGCCTCCGTTCGGTTACCACAATGGCGACGACTACCTGGATGCTGTATCTATTTTTGGCGGAGTTAACAAAACCATACTCTCCAAAAATTTTAAAGGCGGCGAAATAGTGAACATTTTTGGCGGCGCTGAGCTTGATTTTACACAAGCTGATATTAGCGGCAGGGTTTATATAGACATTACCCAGGTATTTGGCGGTACCAAAATCATTGTACCATCCAACTGGCAAGTGGTATCAGACCTGGCGGCTGTTTTTGCCGGTGTTGACGATAAACGCATCCGCAGCACGGCATCATCCAATAACGATAAAATACTGGTACTTAAAGGAACCT